TTGTAGAAGAGGCTTCTTCCTACCTCCATTTTGGCAGCTATAAACAGAGAAGAGATGCCGATGAGCTGTAGTGTTGACTTGAAAACATTGGTCTGCGTGGCCATGAACCTATCAAAGTAATCCTGAGCCAGGTAGAAGGTTTCTCTGTGTAGCTTGTACACCTCGCACACCTGAGAGAAAACAAGGTTGAGAACACAAGGTGTAGGCAATGTCACAGAGTAGCTAAGGAAGAGATCCCCCACGTAAAAGCCTTGATCAAGGTTCTCCATACCATAGGTCTAACACGACCCAACTTTAAAGATCAATGCTGATTCAGAAGAATTGGGTTAAAGGCGGAAGACATTCAGTTTTGCAGCCGACGAGGCTTCCCCTTAGAATATGTTAGAGCTTGGCCAAGACGCATCACCCGACAGCCATATCTTCTGTCTAGCCCCAGTTGACTTAGATAAACTGGGGACATACAGCTATTGGTAAAACTAATACACTCACCACCTTAAGATAAACATGGATGACACTGATCAAGTAACATGAGGGTTTTGATCAAAGCAGTAGATCCACTGTGGGAGACAAATTTAGGCGGTTGCTACAGAGAGCAACAAACCTCTATTAGCCAGTCCAGAAGAATAGCCCTCATCTTGGGTTGGAGGTGTGGGTGTTTGGTCATGATGTGGATGTCTCGAGAATACGTCTCGTCTTTCCTCAACAGGTTGTTCCATACATCGTCCCTGCTTGCCCAGCTACAAAGAGAAACACAGCTATTTCAAATGTGTAGTTATCAATTTAAAGAAGGGGGATCAACAAAGAACCCCCCCAACTTGATTCAGAGTGCAAACACAGCTGTGAGGTTTAGTGTACAGGTACACATAATGGGTGTCAAGGAGGGAGCTGTTCTTATAACAGCAGACTGTACTCTTAGAGAGACGATAGCAGTGAGAGGACTACATGGTCTGTTACATTCAAATGAAACAGGTGAACACATGGGTTATCATAATGCTTGGCCTTGGACAGTGTAAGTGCAGAGCTTAAGGTAACGAGGCCGTGCAATCTCctagtgaaaaaaaaaaatcacacgtTACTTATCAAACATGTCAAGTAACCACGCCTGCTCTTTAGCAGCGTCACTGCATCTTGCCCATGTTGTCCCAGGTACCAGAAGTGACTCACCATAGCACAGGAAGAGGGGAAGACCTGGTGGGTGTGACAAATATGTTTTTGAAGGTGTACCGAGCGGAAAAGCCAGTGGTATTCAAGGCAACTGGTTGAGCGACTTCATTGTCAGGCGCGGGGATCCGCCTGCACGGGCTTGTGAAAACCGACTCAGGATTCCAGCACACCTGCACAGGAGAGGGATTAGAAAACAGAAGAAAGTCCACCGACCGATAAAAACAAAACAGCACAAAGAGGATTCTGAAACTGACACCGATAGCAACCGATTAAACACAATTGTGTCATTTATTGAACAGTCCTGATTAACCTgtgtaggtcactgactggtgtgTGTTGCTAGCTAAAGCCAACAAATGCATGGTCTTGCAAGGGAATGCATTGGAATAGTACAACGCATGTAATTACCGGAGTTCCACACTGTTTCTTTTTGATCATCTCTGCCACTTCATCTGGGTCTTGCAAATACTGAGGATTGAATAAGGAAAATGTTCATTCTGATAAAGCATATTTAAAAAGACATAGCCAGGTAACCATCTCGCTTCAGTAGCAATAACTTACAATGGCAACGTCTGCTTTTCTTTTCCTGGATCTCACTGTAGTTTCCTTGGGCATCTCATGATCAATAGACCTGGATTCCACATTTGTCCTGAAATGACACAGTAAATATTGAATTCTAATATGCATCCTGCTGAAATGCTAAGAAACGTGTTAGTTATTGCTCGCTAACTAGATAAGCCGCTGCTAGTTAGTTAGCAAGCCAGCTAATGTTACCTAGCTAACTTTTTTTCGTCAACTAGCTACATTGACTGACAAGACTAGGTCAACCTGCAAAACTGAAACTTACCCCTTTCTTAGCATTATAGCCCACGTGTATCACTCCAATAGAGAACCTGCAAACATTGAACATTTTATTTCTTCAGAATTTAGGTATTACCACCACAACCCAACCCCCCACGTAAGACTCACAAAGCCAACTCGTCAAAAGCTCTGGGCGCGGGCAAATGGAAGTGGGACAATGTTAAAGGACGACAAACCATATGAAATACTGCAACAATTGTCACAAAAACCACGAATACATCGACAGCAGATTCCACACTATCGCCTAAACCTAACAGTTTGACACACAATCGATGGAAACTAGTTCATTTATtctaaatgagagagagaagctggACAGAAAATGGCCGAGCCACCAAGTATGCCATTTTCCATTCACCCGCTCTAACAAGCTCTCACAACAAAAAACTATCCATCCAATATTGTCCATCGCCTATCAAATTCTGGATATTTACAATCTTATCACTTATTTCGAATCACGTTGAGGGAGTTTGATTGAAAAGTTGCAAGACTACTAGCTAACAAGAGATGTTACAATGATTTGCCAGCTTAACGTTACCTAAAAGTATTCCCCTGCGAAGAAGTCCACACTTGGCTGAAAGGATCAGACAAAATATAGCTACGgttactagctagctatttcaatTATTGTTCGATTCGTGGCCTCTGTCATCAAAAGGGAGCTGTGAACTTTGCTAGCTACTTGTTCTTCGCTAGTGCGGTGAGTTTTGCGCCTTGGCTTATAAACTGCTTGCTGTCTACAAATCATAAGGGGCGGTCCGAGCGGGTGATTTAAATACTTGGCGCTGTTCAGTAATCATTCCCCGTTACATTTCAATGAACATTATTATTAGTCATTAATTGTTCAGAAGTGAAGAGTGAAATCACCTGAAATCGTATGTTGTGTGAGAAATGTACATTATAATGGTGTTCCAAATATTGCATATTTATCCGGCAAAAGGGAGGCTTGGCTGGTGCGGGGGCGGTGCTTAGAATCCGGAACCACAAAGTACCGCGTGGCTAGGGAAGACGGATGTAAACAAAGACTGTATCCTTCTCAAAAACCTGCAAATCCGGACGTTATGCTGATTTTTcctgacatttttgaaaatgtttctCTGTCAAACCGACAGAATGGACCTTCGCTGTCCATAATCCAAGAGGTATGTCATTATTTTAAAATCAAATTAATGCCGCGCAATTTGCTAAACGAGAATGGTGATGGCGCCCTGCACTAGTGCATTAGCTACGTTTAGTGGCTTCCTCTTGTCTACACTAATGATTTGTTGGAAAATAACAGTGCAGGTTTAGTAAAATAAATTTTAAGCACCATCTTATGCTTTCATATATAATTCATACATGTGTTTTCTTATCAGAAGAGGAGGCTAATCTGCACATGTGCCTTTTCTCAGTCATAACTGTTATTTTAATATGTTTCATGAGCCACACGAAGAAAACACTGGATTGGCTGACAATCACTCATAAATCTCGAAACCTGCATAAACTTATACTTTGACCAGGAACGTGATCAAGCTAGCAGCTATATGGGaacgagtctcattgcaaagccACTGTGCCTCCACATTGCAACTGGTTTGAAACAATCACAGAAATTAAGTTTCTGAAACTCGTTGGACGTGCCAAATCTGTGGTTATTGGAATGATTCATGTTCAAGCCTTACCAGATAAAAATTATTGAGACGCATATGTCGTTTTTTACTCTCTTTTTGTTTTTTAACTTTGATTTTTACGTTTTTCAGGCACACCTTTTGGAAGCATGGCCTCAAATTATTGAGGAAGCACGCCACGAATCTATCACAATGCAGGAATTGTAAGTATAAGCAGAAGAACTCTGTACTTTTTGATGTTACTAATATTGTAGCCTATGTAAACCACAATAGTCATCCTCAAGGTTGACTGGAAATTAATTGTCTGTTGCTCTTTTGAACAGGATGGGCTGATCATTGA
The genomic region above belongs to Oncorhynchus mykiss isolate Arlee chromosome 6, USDA_OmykA_1.1, whole genome shotgun sequence and contains:
- the ccne1 gene encoding G1/S-specific cyclin-E1, which codes for MLRKGTNVESRSIDHEMPKETTVRSRKRKADVAIYLQDPDEVAEMIKKKQCGTPVCWNPESVFTSPCRRIPAPDNEVAQPVALNTTGFSARYTFKNIFVTPTRSSPLPVLCWASRDDVWNNLLRKDETYSRDIHIMTKHPHLQPKMRAILLDWLIEVCEVYKLHRETFYLAQDYFDRFMATQTNVFKSTLQLIGISSLFIAAKMEEIYPPKVHQFAYVTDGACTEDDILCMELIIMKELKWRLSPLTSVSWLNIYMQIAYLRESEEVLIPQYPQTTFVQIAELLDLCVLDVKSLEFCYGVLAASALFHFSSLELVEKVSALKWLDVEACVRWMVPFAMSIREVGSSALRPFKGIPADDMHNIQTHAAYLDWMAKACSYPQVDVDRSQSSPIPSGVLTPPPSSEKPEGTVS